The Gammaproteobacteria bacterium genome has a segment encoding these proteins:
- the grpE gene encoding nucleotide exchange factor GrpE, with protein sequence MTDDPAVQPTESGAAVQLEATAQDALAEAQANAQENWNKYLRAVAELDNFRKRATRDVEQARKFGVERLAGELLAVLDSLEMGLEAGATASAESLLEGKTATLRLLRSVLDKFGVGDIDPAGQPFDPQLHEALSIHTAPDRAPGTVITVVQKGYQLNGRLLRPARVVVSGSPPDVPGGADGADA encoded by the coding sequence ATGACGGACGACCCAGCGGTGCAGCCGACGGAATCCGGTGCGGCGGTGCAATTGGAGGCAACGGCGCAGGACGCACTTGCCGAAGCGCAGGCGAACGCGCAGGAGAACTGGAACAAGTACCTGCGCGCGGTCGCCGAGCTCGACAACTTCCGCAAGCGCGCCACCCGCGACGTCGAACAGGCGCGCAAGTTCGGGGTCGAGCGGCTGGCGGGCGAACTGCTCGCGGTGCTGGACAGCCTCGAGATGGGCCTGGAAGCGGGGGCCACGGCGTCGGCCGAGTCGCTGCTGGAGGGCAAGACGGCCACACTGCGGCTGCTCAGGAGCGTCCTCGACAAATTCGGGGTCGGGGACATCGACCCGGCGGGCCAGCCCTTCGACCCCCAGTTGCACGAAGCGTTGAGTATTCATACGGCGCCGGACAGGGCGCCCGGCACCGTGATTACGGTCGTCCAGAAAGGCTACCAGCTGAACGGCCGGTTGCTGCGCCCGGCGCGGGTGGTCGTATCGGGCAGTCCGCCGGATGTTCCGGGCGGGGCGGATGGCGCCGACGCTTGA
- the dnaJ gene encoding molecular chaperone DnaJ: MSKRDYYEVLGVARNAAADDLKKAYRRLAMKFHPDRNPNDKDAEARFKEAKEAYEILTDDHKRATYDQFGHAGLDASASAGRPGGGSADAFSDIFGDVFGDIFGGGRRGGRSGVFRGADLRYELALDLEQAVFGASINITVPTLIACETCQGSGARPGTSPVSCRRCEGAGQVRISQGFFSIQQSCPACHGTGRVIEHPCSSCQGRGRRQQTKTLAVKVPAGVDEGDRIRLSGEGEAGQNGGPPGDLYVELRVRPHPIFERQGADLSCVVPVSFITAVMGGAVEVPTLDGEVTLKIPAETQPGKVLRLRGKGVKPVRSNSVGDMYCRIDVEVPVNLTGEQKKLLTSFGDALAAGGDRHRPRSRSWKEGVKRFFEKLGS, encoded by the coding sequence ATGAGCAAGCGCGATTATTACGAAGTGCTGGGCGTTGCGCGTAACGCCGCCGCAGACGACCTGAAAAAGGCGTATCGCCGCCTGGCGATGAAGTTTCATCCGGACCGCAACCCGAACGACAAGGATGCCGAGGCCCGCTTCAAGGAAGCCAAGGAGGCCTACGAGATCCTCACCGACGATCACAAGCGGGCCACCTACGACCAGTTCGGTCACGCCGGGCTCGACGCCTCGGCATCCGCAGGCCGGCCCGGTGGCGGCTCCGCAGATGCGTTCAGCGACATTTTCGGTGATGTCTTCGGCGATATCTTCGGTGGCGGGCGTCGCGGCGGCCGTTCCGGTGTTTTTCGCGGTGCCGATCTTCGGTATGAACTGGCGCTCGACCTGGAGCAGGCGGTATTCGGCGCGTCCATCAATATCACGGTGCCCACGCTGATTGCCTGCGAGACCTGCCAGGGCAGCGGCGCGCGCCCCGGCACGAGCCCGGTATCGTGCCGGCGTTGTGAAGGAGCCGGGCAGGTCAGGATCAGCCAGGGGTTCTTCTCCATACAGCAGAGCTGCCCGGCCTGCCACGGCACCGGGCGGGTGATCGAACATCCCTGCAGCAGCTGCCAGGGCCGCGGTCGCCGGCAACAGACCAAGACGCTGGCCGTCAAGGTGCCTGCGGGCGTCGATGAGGGGGACCGTATTCGGTTGTCCGGCGAGGGCGAGGCCGGCCAGAACGGCGGCCCGCCGGGCGATCTCTACGTCGAATTGAGAGTGCGTCCGCACCCGATCTTCGAGCGGCAGGGCGCGGACCTGTCCTGCGTGGTTCCGGTCAGCTTCATCACGGCGGTCATGGGCGGCGCGGTCGAGGTGCCGACGCTGGATGGCGAGGTGACCCTGAAGATCCCGGCCGAGACCCAGCCCGGAAAGGTGCTGCGCCTGCGCGGCAAGGGTGTGAAGCCGGTGCGCAGTAATTCGGTCGGTGACATGTATTGCCGCATCGACGTCGAGGTTCCGGTCAACCTGACCGGCGAGCAAAAGAAGCTGCTGACCAGCTTCGGGGATGCCCTTGCGGCTGGTGGGGACCGCCACCGGCCACGCAGCCGCTCGTGGAAGGAAGGCGTCAAGAGGTTTTTCGAGAAACTAGGATCCTGA
- the hrcA gene encoding heat-inducible transcriptional repressor HrcA: protein MTEHTGNPPSDRSGQILRALVAQYIRDGQPVGSRTLAKLSGLNLSPATIRNVMADLEEYGFVAAPHTSAGRVPTAKGYRFFVDTLVKLQPLAAADVTRLNNQLVDEAGGDSKMLAEAASVALSSLTRMAGVVTLPKQKHATLRQVEFLPLSNQRILAILVVNDREVQNRVLFVDRTYSESELRRAANYLNENFIGQDIRDVRIRILGELQATRESMNKLMIDAIAVAEQALDVNAERTEFVVSGETCLMQFEELSDLDKLRNLFEAFSAQREILHLLDRSIAADGVQIFIGEESGYRILDDCSVVTAPYRIDDEIVGVLGVIGPTRMAYERVIPIVDITARLVGAALNSGQ from the coding sequence ATGACCGAGCATACCGGCAACCCGCCTTCGGACCGCTCCGGCCAGATCCTGCGCGCGCTGGTCGCGCAGTACATCCGGGACGGTCAGCCCGTGGGCTCGCGCACGCTCGCGAAACTGAGCGGACTTAATCTCAGCCCGGCGACCATTCGCAATGTCATGGCGGACCTGGAGGAGTACGGGTTCGTCGCCGCGCCTCACACCTCGGCCGGGCGGGTGCCGACGGCCAAGGGGTATCGATTCTTTGTCGATACACTGGTCAAGCTGCAGCCGCTGGCGGCAGCCGACGTGACCCGCCTGAACAACCAGCTGGTCGACGAGGCGGGCGGGGACTCCAAGATGCTCGCCGAGGCGGCATCGGTGGCGCTGTCCAGCCTCACCCGGATGGCGGGTGTGGTGACCCTGCCGAAGCAGAAACACGCGACGCTGCGGCAGGTCGAGTTCCTGCCGCTGTCAAACCAGCGGATCCTGGCCATCCTGGTGGTGAACGACCGCGAGGTCCAGAACCGCGTCCTGTTCGTTGACCGGACTTATTCGGAGAGCGAACTGCGTCGCGCGGCGAACTATCTCAACGAAAACTTCATCGGCCAGGACATTCGCGACGTGCGGATCCGGATTCTCGGCGAGCTGCAGGCCACCCGCGAGTCGATGAACAAGCTCATGATCGATGCGATCGCCGTGGCCGAGCAGGCGCTCGACGTGAACGCGGAGCGCACGGAATTCGTCGTCAGCGGCGAAACCTGCCTGATGCAATTCGAAGAACTGTCCGACCTCGACAAGCTGCGTAATCTGTTCGAGGCATTCAGCGCGCAGCGCGAGATCCTGCATCTGCTCGACCGCAGCATTGCCGCCGATGGCGTGCAGATATTCATCGGCGAAGAGTCCGGCTATCGCATCCTCGACGATTGCAGCGTGGTGACGGCGCCCTACCGGATCGATGATGAGATCGTCGGGGTGCTCGGTGTCATCGGGCCCACGCGGATGGCCTATGAGCGCGTCATCCCGATCGTGGACATCACCGCCCGGCTGGTCGGCGCTGCCTTGAATTCCGGCCAGTAG
- the carA gene encoding glutamine-hydrolyzing carbamoyl-phosphate synthase small subunit yields the protein MNEPAVLALQDGSVFHGVSVGAPGRTIGEVVFNTSMTGYQEILTDPSYCRQIVTLTYPHIGNTGTNTDDHESDRVFAAGLVIRDLPALHSSFRAEISLGEFLRRANVVAIAEIDTRRLTRRLRDAGTMSGCILTGQADTKTAVDHARRFPGLAGMDLARVVTTKEPYQWNLGRNWPASESVPGKRAAPFQVVAYDFGIKRNILRLLVEHGCRVIVVPAQTSAEDALALEPDGVFLSNGPGDPEPCSYAIEATRRFLAIGIPLFGICLGHQILGLASGARTMKMKFGHHGANHPVLDIGTGKVLITSQNHGFAVDEATLPPVLRPTHRSLFDNTLQGMARTDCPAFSFQGHPEASAGPHDVAPLFVRFVQLMREHAERAALGTRDQRPAVSGS from the coding sequence TTGAACGAGCCGGCCGTGCTGGCGCTGCAGGATGGAAGCGTGTTCCACGGAGTGTCCGTGGGGGCGCCTGGGCGCACCATCGGCGAGGTCGTGTTCAACACCTCGATGACGGGGTACCAGGAGATCCTCACGGACCCGTCGTATTGCCGGCAGATTGTCACGCTGACCTATCCCCATATCGGCAATACGGGAACGAATACCGATGACCACGAGAGCGACCGGGTCTTCGCCGCCGGTCTCGTGATCCGCGATCTGCCTGCGCTGCACAGCAGTTTCCGCGCAGAAATCTCCCTGGGGGAATTCCTGCGGCGGGCCAATGTGGTCGCCATCGCGGAAATCGATACCCGCCGGCTGACACGCCGCCTGCGTGACGCGGGTACCATGTCCGGTTGCATCCTCACCGGGCAGGCGGATACCAAGACGGCAGTGGATCATGCCCGACGCTTTCCCGGGCTCGCGGGAATGGATCTCGCGCGGGTCGTCACGACGAAGGAACCCTACCAGTGGAATCTCGGCCGCAACTGGCCCGCGTCCGAGTCGGTGCCCGGCAAGCGCGCAGCACCGTTCCAGGTGGTGGCCTATGACTTCGGCATCAAGAGGAACATTCTGCGACTGCTGGTCGAGCACGGCTGTCGCGTGATCGTCGTGCCGGCGCAGACCAGCGCAGAGGATGCGCTGGCGCTCGAACCGGATGGCGTGTTTCTGTCCAATGGTCCCGGTGATCCCGAGCCCTGCTCCTACGCGATCGAGGCCACCCGCCGCTTCCTCGCCATCGGGATACCGCTGTTCGGCATTTGCCTGGGCCATCAGATACTGGGGCTGGCAAGCGGAGCGCGCACGATGAAGATGAAGTTCGGCCATCATGGAGCCAACCATCCGGTGCTCGATATCGGCACCGGCAAGGTCCTGATCACCAGCCAGAATCACGGCTTTGCGGTGGACGAGGCCACATTGCCCCCGGTGTTGCGCCCGACCCACCGCAGCCTGTTTGACAACACACTTCAGGGAATGGCCAGAACCGATTGTCCTGCCTTCAGTTTCCAGGGGCATCCTGAGGCCAGCGCCGGGCCGCACGACGTGGCGCCCCTGTTCGTCCGCTTCGTGCAACTCATGCGCGAGCACGCCGAGCGCGCGGCCCTGGGTACGCGCGACCAGCGCCCAGCGGTTTCCGGGTCCTAG
- the dnaK gene encoding molecular chaperone DnaK, with the protein MGRVIGIDLGTTNSCVSIMEGKTPKVIENSEGDRTTPSIVAFTKDNEVLVGQAAKRQAVTNPANTLFAVKRLIGRRFDDEVVRRDMAMVSYKIVRADNGDAWVEAGGKKMAPPEISARILMKMKKTAEDYLGEPVTEAVITVPAYFNDSQRQATKDAGRIAGLEVKRIINEPTAAALAYGLDKQRGDRKIAVYDLGGGTFDISIIEIAEIDGEHQFEVLATNGDTFLGGEDFDARIIGYLAGEFQKESGIDIRKDPLAMQRLKEASEKAKIELSSQQQTEVNLPYITADASGPKHLNIKLTRAKIESLVEDLVARTIEPCKTAIADAGLKISDVQDVILVGGQTRMPKVQEAVKNFFNREPRKDVNPDEAVAVGAAIQGGVLSGEVKDVLLLDVTPLSLGIETLGGVMTKLIEKNTTIPTKATQVFSTADDNQTAVTIHVLQGERQRSSDNKSLGRFDLSEIPPAPRGMPQVEVTFDIDANGILNVSARDKATGREQKIVIKASSGLSDEEIKRMVGDAEIHADEDRRFRELVETRNKADALLHSTEKALSDLGDKVDGAERARIEAALSDLRDALKADDREVIETKASALSSAAAGMAQKAYEQAGQASSSPGGAQQAPGGDAGVVDAEFEEVKNGKGKSGAA; encoded by the coding sequence ATGGGCAGAGTTATCGGCATTGACCTGGGGACCACGAACTCCTGTGTCTCGATCATGGAGGGCAAGACCCCCAAGGTAATCGAGAACAGCGAGGGTGATCGCACGACGCCTTCCATCGTGGCCTTTACCAAGGACAACGAGGTCCTCGTGGGTCAGGCAGCGAAGCGCCAGGCCGTCACCAATCCGGCGAATACGCTGTTTGCCGTAAAGCGGCTGATCGGGCGGCGCTTCGACGACGAGGTGGTGCGTCGTGACATGGCGATGGTGTCGTACAAAATCGTCCGTGCCGACAATGGCGATGCTTGGGTCGAGGCGGGCGGCAAGAAGATGGCGCCGCCGGAGATCTCGGCGCGTATCCTCATGAAAATGAAGAAGACCGCCGAGGATTATCTCGGCGAGCCGGTCACCGAGGCCGTGATCACGGTGCCGGCGTACTTCAACGATTCCCAGCGCCAGGCCACCAAGGATGCCGGTCGCATTGCCGGCCTGGAGGTCAAGCGCATCATCAACGAGCCCACCGCGGCGGCGCTGGCCTACGGCCTCGACAAGCAGCGCGGGGACCGCAAGATCGCGGTCTACGACCTCGGCGGCGGCACGTTCGACATTTCGATCATCGAAATTGCGGAGATCGACGGGGAGCACCAGTTCGAGGTGCTGGCGACCAATGGCGATACCTTCCTCGGGGGCGAGGACTTCGATGCGCGCATCATCGGGTACCTGGCCGGTGAGTTCCAGAAGGAGAGTGGCATCGACATCCGCAAGGATCCGCTTGCCATGCAGCGACTCAAGGAGGCCTCGGAAAAGGCCAAGATCGAGCTCTCCTCGCAGCAGCAGACCGAGGTCAATCTGCCGTACATCACGGCCGATGCGAGCGGGCCGAAGCACCTCAACATCAAGCTGACGCGCGCCAAGATCGAGTCGCTCGTGGAGGACCTCGTCGCGCGTACGATCGAGCCGTGCAAGACGGCCATCGCAGACGCCGGCCTGAAGATCAGCGACGTGCAGGATGTCATCCTGGTCGGCGGCCAGACGCGCATGCCGAAGGTCCAGGAAGCGGTGAAGAATTTCTTCAATCGCGAGCCGAGAAAAGACGTCAATCCGGACGAGGCGGTGGCGGTCGGTGCCGCGATCCAGGGCGGCGTGCTGTCCGGCGAGGTGAAGGACGTCCTGTTGCTGGACGTGACGCCGTTGTCGCTTGGCATCGAAACGCTCGGCGGGGTCATGACCAAGCTGATCGAGAAGAACACCACGATCCCGACCAAGGCCACGCAGGTGTTCTCGACTGCCGACGACAACCAGACCGCGGTGACCATTCACGTCCTGCAGGGCGAGCGCCAGCGCTCGTCTGACAACAAGTCGCTGGGCCGCTTCGACCTGAGCGAGATTCCGCCGGCGCCGCGCGGCATGCCGCAGGTCGAGGTGACCTTCGACATCGACGCCAACGGGATTCTCAACGTTTCCGCGCGGGACAAGGCGACCGGGCGGGAGCAGAAGATCGTGATCAAGGCGTCCAGCGGGCTTTCCGACGAGGAAATCAAGCGGATGGTGGGCGACGCCGAGATCCACGCCGACGAGGATCGCCGCTTCCGTGAACTCGTCGAGACGCGCAACAAGGCGGACGCGCTGTTGCACTCGACCGAGAAGGCGCTGAGCGATCTCGGCGACAAGGTCGACGGCGCCGAGCGGGCGCGGATCGAGGCGGCGTTGTCGGATCTGCGCGATGCGCTCAAGGCCGATGACCGCGAGGTCATCGAGACCAAGGCGAGCGCGCTTTCGAGCGCGGCAGCCGGGATGGCGCAGAAGGCCTATGAGCAGGCCGGGCAGGCGTCGTCGTCCCCCGGTGGCGCACAGCAGGCGCCCGGTGGTGATGCCGGCGTGGTGGACGCGGAGTTCGAAGAGGTCAAGAACGGCAAGGGCAAGTCCGGGGCGGCCTGA
- a CDS encoding NAD(+)/NADH kinase has protein sequence MKPAKFPAVALMGNPDDPRVVESLRTLAAHLAAQRVSVLVADSLGPAAVPDAAARLPGAELPRQAQLMVAVGGDGSMLYAARRAAGTGVPLLGVNLGRLGFLADVGPADMLARLDEVMQGQYESDQRMLLRAEVVEADRVVGEGLALNDIVVSRHDPGRMLEIRTYVDGAYLNTHGGDGFIVATATGSTAYSLSCGGPIIAPALDAIVLAPISPHTLSERPIIVPATVVTEITLAEPHSVRADVSCDGEITASLVPGRRLRVRAAEERVELIHPRGYDYFQILRTKLHWGRDHHSTGGTPA, from the coding sequence TTGAAACCAGCAAAATTCCCGGCCGTCGCCCTGATGGGAAACCCCGACGATCCACGTGTCGTCGAGTCGCTGCGAACCCTGGCAGCGCACCTGGCCGCGCAGCGCGTTTCCGTGCTCGTGGCGGATTCGCTTGGCCCCGCAGCGGTACCGGACGCCGCCGCTCGACTGCCGGGAGCGGAGCTGCCACGCCAGGCGCAACTCATGGTGGCCGTCGGTGGCGACGGCAGCATGCTGTATGCGGCACGTCGGGCTGCCGGCACCGGCGTCCCGTTGCTCGGCGTCAACCTCGGGCGCCTCGGGTTCCTGGCTGACGTTGGGCCGGCCGACATGCTGGCGCGGCTCGACGAGGTGATGCAGGGGCAGTACGAGTCCGACCAGCGCATGCTCCTGCGTGCAGAAGTCGTCGAAGCAGATCGCGTGGTCGGCGAAGGTCTGGCGCTGAATGACATCGTAGTCAGCCGCCACGACCCGGGTCGCATGCTGGAAATCCGCACCTACGTGGACGGCGCCTATCTCAACACGCACGGGGGCGACGGATTCATCGTCGCCACCGCCACGGGCTCGACCGCCTATTCCCTGAGCTGCGGCGGGCCGATCATCGCGCCTGCGCTGGATGCGATCGTGCTGGCCCCGATCAGTCCGCACACGCTGAGCGAGCGGCCGATCATCGTCCCGGCGACGGTGGTCACCGAAATCACGCTCGCCGAGCCGCACTCGGTTCGCGCCGACGTGAGCTGCGACGGCGAAATCACCGCGAGCCTCGTGCCGGGCCGCCGCCTGCGGGTCCGCGCGGCGGAGGAACGCGTCGAGTTGATCCACCCGCGCGGTTACGATTACTTCCAGATCCTGCGCACCAAGCTGCACTGGGGCCGTGATCATCACTCGACCGGCGGTACTCCCGCCTGA
- the carB gene encoding carbamoyl-phosphate synthase large subunit gives MPKRTDIESVLIIGAGPIIIGQACEFDYSGTQACKALKEEGYRVILVNSNPATIMTDPGSADAIYIEPITWRTVARIIEREKPDALLPTMGGQTALNCALDLAREGVLAKFDVEMIGASQQAIDTAEDRELFRNAMQEIGLESPRASVAHSLEAALKIQPDIGFPIVIRPSFTLGGSGGGIAYNRDEFEEIVSRGLEASPTSEVLLEESVLGWKEFEMEVVRDRNDNCIIICSIENFDPMGVHTGDSITVAPAQTLTDKEYQRLRDASIAVLRRIGVDTGGSNVQFAVSPDDGRVLIIEMNPRVSRSSALASKATGFPIAKVAAKLAIGYTLDELRNEITAGMTPASFEPTIDYVVTKIPRFTFEKFPGADPRLTTQMKSVGEVMAIGRTFQESLQKALRGLETGIDGLVERLPGELAAEDMDRLRHDLRMPGGERVLFVADAFRHGLTLQEVADLSRIDPWFLAQIEDLVHEETQVRREPATALKAERLRLLKRKGFSDSRLGRLIGVKESVVRQNRHKAGIRPVYKRVDTCAAEFATSTAYLYSTYEEECEAEPTDRRKIMILGGGPNRIGQGIEFDYCCVHASLALKDAGFETIMVNCNPETVSTDFDTSDRLYFEPLTFEDVMEIVDKERPAGVIVQYGGQTPLKLARALEAAGAPIIGTSPDSIDVAEDRQRFQQLLKKLNLKQPPNCTATSEDEAVRLAQEVGFPLVVRPSYVLGGRAMEIVHGEDDLRAYMRKAVAVSNDSPVLLDRFLDLAVEVDVDCICDGHDVFIGGIMEHIEQAGIHSGDSACSLPPVTLSREVQEEVARQVGAMAQALNVVGLMNTQFAIQNGVIYVLEVNPRASRTVPFVSKAIGLPLAKIAARVMVGASLAELGATAPRVPPYYSVKESVFPFIKFPEADPILGPEMKSTGEVMGTGRSFAEAYAKAQLASGVVLPRRGVALLSVRDRDKPSAVALGRILIERGFDVVATTGTAMALAREGVACRQVNKVREGRPHIVDMIKNAELSLIVNTTEGKQAIRESHPIRSAAVRNKVTYYTTLAGAIATTMALDHIDNGDVNRLQDLHRELQQ, from the coding sequence ATGCCCAAGCGCACGGATATCGAAAGTGTTCTGATCATCGGTGCCGGCCCGATCATCATCGGTCAGGCTTGCGAGTTCGACTACTCCGGCACCCAGGCCTGCAAGGCACTGAAGGAGGAGGGCTACCGGGTCATTCTGGTGAACTCGAACCCGGCGACGATCATGACCGATCCCGGTTCGGCAGATGCGATCTACATCGAGCCGATCACCTGGAGGACGGTCGCGCGGATCATCGAACGCGAGAAGCCGGACGCGCTGCTGCCGACGATGGGCGGACAGACGGCGCTGAACTGCGCCCTGGACCTCGCCCGTGAAGGTGTGCTGGCGAAGTTCGACGTCGAAATGATCGGCGCCTCACAGCAGGCCATAGATACCGCCGAAGACCGGGAGCTGTTCCGCAACGCGATGCAGGAAATCGGCCTCGAGAGCCCGCGAGCCAGCGTTGCGCACTCGCTGGAAGCCGCCTTGAAGATCCAGCCGGACATCGGGTTTCCGATCGTGATCCGACCGTCGTTCACGCTTGGCGGAAGTGGCGGCGGCATCGCCTACAACCGTGACGAGTTCGAGGAGATCGTCAGCCGGGGGCTCGAGGCGTCACCGACCAGCGAGGTCCTGCTGGAGGAGTCCGTCCTTGGCTGGAAAGAATTCGAGATGGAGGTGGTGCGTGATCGCAATGACAACTGCATCATCATCTGCTCGATCGAGAACTTCGACCCGATGGGGGTGCATACCGGTGACTCGATCACCGTGGCTCCGGCCCAGACGCTGACCGACAAGGAGTATCAGCGCCTGCGCGACGCGTCGATCGCGGTTCTGCGCCGCATCGGGGTGGATACCGGCGGCTCCAACGTCCAGTTTGCGGTCAGCCCGGACGACGGCCGCGTGCTGATCATCGAGATGAATCCGCGCGTGTCGCGTTCCTCGGCCCTCGCCTCCAAGGCCACCGGGTTTCCCATTGCCAAGGTGGCGGCGAAACTGGCCATCGGGTACACGCTCGACGAGTTGCGCAACGAGATCACGGCCGGCATGACGCCGGCTTCGTTCGAACCGACCATCGACTACGTGGTGACGAAGATTCCGCGCTTCACGTTCGAGAAGTTTCCCGGCGCCGATCCGCGGCTGACGACGCAGATGAAGTCGGTCGGCGAGGTAATGGCAATCGGCCGGACTTTCCAGGAGTCGCTGCAGAAGGCGTTACGGGGCCTGGAAACCGGCATCGACGGGCTGGTCGAGCGTTTGCCCGGTGAACTGGCGGCCGAGGACATGGACCGCCTGCGTCACGACCTGCGCATGCCCGGGGGTGAGCGTGTCCTGTTCGTTGCCGATGCATTCCGCCATGGGCTGACCCTGCAGGAAGTGGCGGACCTGAGCCGCATCGACCCGTGGTTTCTCGCCCAGATCGAGGATCTCGTGCACGAAGAGACGCAGGTGCGGCGGGAGCCTGCGACCGCGCTGAAGGCCGAGCGGTTGCGCCTGCTCAAGCGCAAGGGGTTTTCCGATAGCAGGCTTGGCCGGCTCATCGGGGTCAAGGAAAGCGTCGTACGGCAGAATCGCCACAAGGCGGGCATCCGGCCGGTCTACAAGCGGGTCGATACCTGCGCCGCCGAGTTTGCGACGTCCACGGCGTACCTGTATTCGACCTACGAGGAGGAGTGCGAGGCGGAACCGACCGATCGGCGCAAGATCATGATCCTCGGTGGCGGGCCGAACCGGATCGGGCAGGGGATCGAGTTCGACTACTGCTGCGTTCACGCGTCACTCGCGCTCAAGGACGCGGGTTTCGAAACGATCATGGTCAACTGCAATCCGGAGACCGTTTCGACCGATTTCGACACCTCCGACCGGCTGTATTTCGAGCCCCTGACGTTCGAGGACGTCATGGAGATTGTGGACAAGGAGCGGCCCGCGGGCGTGATCGTCCAGTACGGCGGGCAGACGCCGCTGAAGCTGGCACGGGCGCTGGAAGCTGCCGGCGCCCCGATCATCGGCACCTCGCCCGATTCGATCGATGTCGCCGAGGACCGGCAGCGTTTCCAGCAGTTGCTGAAGAAGCTGAATCTCAAGCAGCCGCCGAATTGCACCGCAACCAGCGAGGACGAGGCGGTGCGTCTCGCCCAGGAAGTCGGTTTTCCGCTGGTAGTCCGGCCGTCTTATGTGCTCGGTGGCCGCGCCATGGAAATTGTCCACGGCGAGGACGATCTGCGCGCGTACATGCGCAAAGCGGTCGCGGTCTCGAACGACAGCCCGGTCCTGCTGGACCGTTTCCTCGACCTCGCCGTCGAGGTGGACGTCGACTGCATCTGCGACGGCCATGACGTGTTCATCGGCGGGATCATGGAGCATATCGAGCAGGCGGGAATCCACTCGGGCGACTCCGCCTGTTCGCTGCCGCCGGTCACCCTGAGCCGCGAGGTCCAGGAGGAAGTCGCCCGGCAGGTGGGCGCGATGGCGCAGGCGCTCAACGTGGTCGGGTTGATGAACACGCAGTTCGCGATCCAGAACGGCGTGATTTACGTGCTGGAGGTCAATCCCCGGGCATCGCGAACCGTGCCCTTCGTCTCGAAAGCGATCGGACTGCCGCTCGCCAAGATCGCGGCCAGGGTAATGGTCGGCGCGAGCCTGGCCGAACTCGGGGCAACCGCACCACGCGTTCCGCCGTACTACTCGGTGAAGGAATCCGTGTTTCCGTTCATCAAGTTCCCCGAGGCGGACCCGATCCTCGGCCCGGAGATGAAGTCCACCGGTGAGGTAATGGGCACCGGTCGTTCGTTCGCCGAGGCGTACGCGAAGGCTCAGCTGGCATCCGGCGTTGTGCTGCCACGTCGCGGAGTCGCCCTGCTTTCCGTCCGTGATCGGGACAAGCCGAGCGCCGTGGCCCTGGGCAGGATTCTCATCGAACGAGGCTTCGACGTCGTGGCCACGACCGGCACCGCCATGGCGCTCGCCCGGGAGGGCGTCGCCTGTCGGCAGGTGAACAAGGTTCGCGAGGGCCGGCCCCATATCGTCGACATGATCAAGAATGCGGAGTTGTCGCTTATCGTGAATACCACCGAGGGCAAGCAGGCCATCCGCGAGTCGCACCCGATCCGATCGGCGGCGGTTCGCAACAAGGTCACGTACTACACGACGCTCGCCGGCGCCATTGCTACGACCATGGCACTGGACCACATCGACAACGGCGACGTGAACCGCCTACAGGATCTGCACAGGGAGTTGCAGCAGTGA
- the dapB gene encoding 4-hydroxy-tetrahydrodipicolinate reductase, whose product MRVAVFGATGRMGSAVIRLIAASSDCVLTGAAVEQGHALVGQDAGTAAGARRLDVAIGDSPELAVANCEVAIDFSAAAAADVHMTACAAQRCALVLGTTGLSDAQLAQLDRLAVELPVVYGRNMSVGVLVFTELARLAARLMGAEADIEISETHHRNKVDAPSGTALQLGEAIATELGARLDDVAVLDRFATRGARRQGSIGFSSLRAGNVVGDHEVMFALDEEIIALQHRALDRTTFARGALRAARWVVGRPAGLYGMGDVLGLQPHTR is encoded by the coding sequence GTGCGAGTGGCAGTGTTCGGCGCGACGGGGCGCATGGGTTCGGCGGTGATCCGGTTGATTGCCGCGAGCTCGGATTGTGTATTGACCGGGGCGGCCGTCGAGCAGGGGCATGCCCTGGTGGGCCAGGATGCGGGGACGGCGGCCGGTGCGCGCCGGCTTGACGTTGCGATTGGCGATTCGCCCGAGCTGGCAGTCGCCAACTGCGAGGTGGCGATCGACTTCTCGGCCGCTGCGGCTGCGGACGTGCACATGACGGCCTGCGCCGCGCAGCGTTGCGCACTCGTGCTCGGCACGACCGGGCTGAGCGACGCTCAGCTTGCACAGCTCGATCGGCTTGCGGTCGAGCTGCCGGTCGTCTACGGCCGGAACATGAGTGTCGGTGTGCTGGTGTTCACCGAACTCGCGCGGCTCGCGGCCCGCCTGATGGGCGCCGAAGCGGATATCGAGATCAGCGAGACGCATCACCGCAACAAGGTCGATGCTCCGTCCGGAACCGCGTTGCAGCTCGGCGAGGCGATCGCCACCGAACTCGGGGCGCGCCTCGACGACGTCGCGGTATTGGACCGATTTGCGACCAGGGGCGCGCGCCGCCAGGGCTCCATCGGGTTTTCGTCATTACGCGCCGGCAACGTCGTGGGCGACCACGAAGTCATGTTTGCGCTGGACGAAGAGATCATCGCCTTGCAGCACCGTGCACTGGACCGGACCACCTTCGCCCGCGGCGCCCTGCGCGCGGCGCGCTGGGTGGTCGGGCGGCCCGCGGGGCTCTATGGAATGGGCGACGTGCTCGGCCTGCAGCCGCACACTCGCTAG